A single genomic interval of Aphidius gifuensis isolate YNYX2018 linkage group LG6, ASM1490517v1, whole genome shotgun sequence harbors:
- the LOC122858862 gene encoding glycine--tRNA ligase: MRLLHSRLYAIIKTIKRDLCINKLTVQKPYINSSLTRNLSTGTELAAKEFNWGSKKQHRSIKLNFPLNMSDPKIEETLAPFRANVKEQGDLVRKLKADGAPELDIKKAVAELKLRKKLLEDKEMSFASDAQTFDRARMEDLLKRRFFFDQSFAIYGGITGQYDFGPVGCAFKTNLLSAWRNFFVLEEQMLEVDCSILTPEPVLKASGHVDRFADLMVKDLKSGECFRLDHLIKAHLEKLTSDKKIDEATKNECQDIVIKLDGMTKDEMAAVMNKYNMKSPTSGNDLSEPLEFNLMFGIQIGPTGLIKGFLRPETAQGIFVNFKRLLEFNQEKLPFAAAQIGNAFRNEISPRSGLIRVREFTMAEIEHFCDPNDKSHAKFIDVKNTSMLLYSACNQMDGKSAEIKTIGDAVAEGLVANETLGYFMARIQMFMITVGVDPKKLRFRQHMGNEMAHYACDCWDAECLTSYGWIECVGCADRSAYDLTQHTKATGVRLAAEKKLSVPKNVDIVEASPNRGLIGKTFRKDAKIVLDTLAELDENTINNLEKELSTSGSYNLKLNNDNTVSITNDMVSVKRYKKTLHVEEIIPSVIEPSFGIGRIMYSVFEHNFKQRDGDEMRTYLSLPPIIAPYKCSVLPLSGHPDFTPFVKEISSGLRKFGVLYKVDDSSGTIGRRYARTDEIAIPFGITIDFDTLKEPYTATLRERDSMKQVRIPVADIPAIVRDLSNGVISWNEVKDKYPAFQQQENANEN; encoded by the exons ATGCGGCTGTTGCATTCTAGGCTTTACGCCATTATAAAAACCATAAAACGTGATCTCTGTATCAATAAATTGACAGTTCAAAAgccatatataaattcatcattaacCAGAAATTTGTCAACTGGTACTGAGCTAGCAGCAAAGGAATTTAATTGGGgttcaaaaaaacaacatagatcaattaaattaaattttcctcTCAATATGTCTGAtccaaaaattgaagaaacaCTTGCTCCATTTCGTGCCAATGTCAAAGAacag GGAGACTTGGtgagaaaattaaaagctGATGGAGCACCTGAATTGGACATTAAAAAAGCTGTTGCTGAACTTAAGCTACGTAAGAAACTTCTTGAAGACAAGGAAATGTCATTTGCTAGTGATGCTCAAACCTTTGATCGTGCACGAATGGAAGATCTTTTAAAACGTCGTTTTTTCTTTGATCAATCATTTGCAATTTATGGTGGAATAACTGGACAATATGATTTTGGTCCAGTTGGTTGTGCATTCAagacaaatttattatcagcatggcgtaatttttttgttcttgaaGAACAAATGCTTGAAGTTGattgttcaatattaacaCCAGAGCCAGTGCTAAAAGCATCTGGTCATGTTGATCGTTTTGCTGATTTAATGgttaaagatttaaaaagtGGTGAATGTTTTCGTCTTGATCATTTGATAAAAGcacatttagaaaaattaacaagtgataaaaaaattgatgaagcaACTAAAAATGAATGTCaagatattgttattaaattagatGGTATGACTAAAGATGAAATGGCTGCtgttatgaataaatataatatgaaatCACCAACAAGTGGTAATGATTTGAGTGAACcattagaatttaatttaatgtttgGCATACAAATTGGACCAACTGGACTTATTAAAGGTTTTTTACGTCCTGAAACAGCACAAggaatatttgttaattttaaaagattacttgaatttaatcaagaaaaattaccATTTGCTGCAGCACAAATTGGTAATGCATTTCGTAATGAAATATCACCAAGATCTGGTTTAATACGTGTACGTGAATTTACAATGGCTGAAATTGAACATTTTTGTGATCCAAATGATAAATCACAtgctaaatttattgatgttaaaaatacaagtatgTTACTTTATTCAGCTTGCAATCAAATGGATGGTAAATCAGctgaaattaaaacaattggtGATGCTGTTGCTGAGGGTCTTGTTGCAAATGAAACACTTGGTTATTTTATGGCAAGAATACAAATGTTTATGATAACTGTTGGTGTTGatccaaaaaaattacgttTTCGTCAACATATGGGTAATGAAATGGCCCATTATGCATGTGATTGTTGGGATGCTGAATGTTTAACATCATATGGTTGGATTGAGTGTGTTGGTTGTGCTGATAGATCAGCTTATGATTTAACACAACATACTAAAGCAACTGGTGTACGTTTAgctgctgaaaaaaaattaagtgtaccaaaaaatgttgatattgTTGAGGCATCACCAAATCGTGGTCTCATTGGTAAAACATTTAGAAAAGATGCTAAAATTGTACTTGATACACTTGCTGaacttgatgaaaatacaattaataatttagaaaaagaatTATCAACATCTGGCTCTTATAatcttaaattaaataatgataatactgTATCAATAACAAATGATATGGTAAGTgttaaaagatataaaaaaacacttcATGTTGAAGAAATAATACCATCTGTTATTGAGCCATCATTTGGAATTGGTAGAATAATGTATTCTGTATTTGAgcataattttaaacaacgtGATGGTGATGAAATGCGTACATATTTAAGTTTACCACCAATTATTGCACCATATAAATGTTCAGTTTTACCATTAAGTGGACATCCTGATTTTACACCATTTGTCAAAGAAATATCAAGTGGATTAAGGAAATTTGGTGTACTATACAAAGTTGATGATTCATCTGGTACAATTGGACGTAGATATGCTAGAACTGATGAAATTGCAATACCATTTGGTATTACAATTGATTTTGATACATTGAAAGAACCATATACAGCAACATTGAGAGAAAGAGACAGCATGAAACAAGTCAGAATACCAGTTGCTGATATACCTGCTATTGTTAGAGATCTTTCAAATGGTGTCATCAGTTGGAATGAAGTTAAGGATAAATATCCAGCATTCCAACAACAAGAAAATGCTAATGAAAActag